AACAGATATAGAAGTGAAAGAAGCGGAAGCAACGCAAAGTCGAGCTTCTGATTGAGGGCCCGACTTCTCTCTTTGTTCTGCTCGACTGAGTAGGCAGCGGGAAGACTCGATGGAGTCTTGCTCGACTTGGTCGGCTGGAGGGCTTCTCGATCGGACATGGCTGCTTCTGATTCAGTTGTAGTTGTAAATAGTTTGTTTTTCTCCTGAAAAAGGAGGAGACAGGCAAATTCCTTGTAATATACTGCAGATACTACGAACAGTGCATTGGCGTCGTTGCTGGGTTCATATAGGCACGCGTTTGGCAGGCAACTCTCGCTTGCACAGGTCTCTCGAACATTCACACCTGGAggctcttgatgatatcTCCGCCTATATTCCTAAGGCCCAGGGATTAATTGGGGGTCGGGCCAATGATCCGACTTCCAGCAGTTGTCCCAAGAATCTGGTAAGCGTGATCCATGTGTAGGCCCGATCCGGACGTCATTCTGTTTGTCACGGTCGTATATAAACCAAGGTTTGCTGTTGGCCTATCATGAAGTAAGAATCTGACAGCAGACCAGACGCTCGGGATTGAGGCTGACAGGAAGTGCCTCGAATAGGCAGATGCTCAGCGCCACTACTGTAACCTCGATCAAGGTTGCCTGAGCGTTGGGACACAAACTGACCGCATCTTTAGCTCGAGGAAAGCACGTTAAACGTGATGGATGGCTGTATTGGGGTCGAAAAGTAGCGGGAATTGAGCTAAGGAGGCCCATCTTGACTCATTACCAAGGAGCGGGTACTCATAGAACGAATCGACAAGTGCCTCCACAATTACGCGCAAACCAGGGAAGGAATTCTAAGTTTGCCGCGATGAGCAAATCATGTTGCTGATGATCAAGTTCGTTAAGTCGTGGGCTGTGTCGTTAGGGCTGTAAGGCTGACATATACCCCAGAATCCAGGATCCTTCGCGCTGCTTACTGAGAACGTGTTGTTCCACACTTGGCGTTCTGTCGATACGCCTTGATTGCAGCAAGGGCTTATGGTGGCTTAAATGAACGTTCTAGAATAACGCCTCAAGCAAAAGGGGTTACAATATTCTCATGTCGACCGTTGGTCCCTCCAGTGAGCTGAAGTAAAGTTTCCAATGCCTGAAACAGGCACTTCAAGTGAGTGGCAAGATGCACATCCGGCATCCTCATTGATGGCGATCAAGAAACCTCTCCAATAACAGATGCACCAGGCAGGAAGGCTTGCATGAGGAATCAAAGCCTCCAACTGTGCAGGCGATGTAAGACAACCCCCACAGCTATATTAATTCAGTCATATTTCGATATTGTGAATCCGAGCCTCCGTCAGACGATCCAAGGCACCAAGAGGCACGAAAATGCCATATGCTACTGCTATTGGTTGTGTCGTGAAAGAGGTAATGTAACTCTCCAGATTGTCGGGGTTAAGGACCATGCTACAGATCGTCTCACTCGGATTTTGGCATCAGAGATTGGTAAAATATTGgtcagccttcttctcaacttcctGGGCATAGTTCGACATTCCCGCACGACCGGTGACGCCGTCCTCAGTGATGTAGTGATCGATCAAATCGGGTGACACCCACTCGAAATACACGTTTTTGACAGTGACCAGAGAGTGGGGAACCTCCCTCACAGCTGAGCTGAGGTCTCCCCAAGCTTGCATAACCTCGCATGAATCGTTTTCCTCCTGACCTGGCGGTGCAAAAGGGAGTaccttctctttctctgaCAAAATGACAATCTTGGCTTTTGGAGACACGTACTTGGCTGTCAGAACAACAGGCAGAGAACCGACTTTGTTGCTAACCGCGGCTGTTTTGTCGATCAGATCCGCTCCGATGAGCACAATATCTATGTCCTTCGCTGCGATGCCAACACTTGCATCAGTGTGGATTATCAAGCGggtcttggccttggaatTGTTGGCGCATGAAGCAATTGACTGTGCCATCTTGACACCTTCGAAGAGTGGTCGGGATTCGAGCACATGAACCTCCACAGGTCGCGAAGTATTTCCCATAACGTGAGTGATGGCCGAGGTGATAGTTGAACTAGAGGAGAGGGTAAGGATCTTGAGTGGTCCGTCCCCCGATAGATGCTGCTCTATGAAAGCCTGGAACATCGCGCCAGTTCTTGAAGTGGTATTCTGTCGGTCGCGGGCGTAATCCCCCAAGGCTCTGACGATATTATCGATCGAGCTCTTATCTAGTGGACCGCTGGGTGGGATTCCGTCTTGAACTATGTCCAAAGCCGATAGAACAACGTTCAAGATAGACGCGCCCATACTTTCTCGCCCGTTCTTCCACAGGTGCCATCCCGCAAACCTGATATTGTTCCACCACTGAACTTGATCAGTGGAATCGAGTTTCTTAATAACATCGATATAGGTATGGAGAGCCTTGGTAGCTAGCTGGCGCGCTCCGCTTTCGTGATCTTCCTGCAGAGCGACCAAGCCCCGGCTAAGCGTGTTGCCTGCCACTTCGCCCAAGTCAACGTTGAACCACACCCTTCTAAGACTCTCTAGGATGCGCGGAACGCCCTCGAAGTCATCTGAGTCGTTGATTGCGTCTGGATCGAACCATTCGTACCCCTCATGCTCCCAGTCAATTTTGATGCCAGCCTCACCGCGGCCACCGTCGCTCTCGGATTTGAGAACGAAACCGAAAGGGTTGACAGTCCACTCTCTCCCAATAGACTCATCAGCGAACGAGAATGGTTTGCCCTTCCGAAAAAGGCGTAAAGAGTCATGCGTAAGAGTTGTTTCCTCAGCAAGTTCCCTCCAGGCTGTGGCAAGAGGATCCGCGTCAGTGTCATCTACACTTCCAGAAATGCCTGCATATTTGTGCCTTAGTATGTAAGCACGGGTTCACTGATAAGGTAATGCACTTTGCTTACTGATATGTGTTTACGTGACCGCTCCGGCGGAAGAGAGCGACCTGGGGTTTCTTGGCCTCACCCTCAGCGGGGAatctgaagatgaagctcgTCGCGACGTCTCTGTGTTTGAGAGGTGCCATTCGTGACGAAAGACTGTAGATCTTGGACGGTCAAAGATGACAACGCGAGATCAAGTGCATGCCGCGGGTCGTTTCGGAAGCGAAAAGATGAGACTTTGGGATGCTGAGTAGGATTTTCGTGGGTGAGACAATTGGTACCTTACGCATGAGAACCCAAGGGAGGAAGGAAGATTGCGAGAATACCACATGCTTCATCACATGACTGTCACACGTCACTCTCCTCAATTACATCAAGACAGAAGCGATAATCATGAATTAAGTTACCAGGAATATCCTTGTCTCTCTTATCTCCATGTTTGAATCCGATCATATTCGTGGGGAATCCCAATCTGAACCACGCTTGGGCCGATAGTTCGTTCGCCATTTACCATTAGAGGACATTTAATTGTCCATCATCAACGCCTAAATCATCGTAACTGCATATCCTACATTCAAATGCCCCTTGGACAGTCTCTCAAATATTCATTAGAATAAAACCTCAAAAGAATCAACTTTTGTTCTGTAATAAAAACACAATGTCAGTCGCCAACTTTTGTTGCTTACAGGGCGCCCAACTCCAACTCAAATGAGATACCCATTATTAGATTGCCAATCGACATCAATCCACGAAACCAACTCATTATATAATATGTGGCCTTGATCAACAAGGATAGGCTGCTGAAGTGCCTCTGATGTCAGCTTGTCTGACCATTGCTGTCCCATGTCAACATGTGTTCGATTTGCGATCGGATCGTAGGTTGTCGTAGTCTGTGTCATGTTGACGGAACGTGTTGCAGTGCTCATGTCAACAGGGATAGGAAGACGCTGCACAAGAACGCGAAGGTCCCGAAGTACCGTGGCACAGTCCCGACCGTAGTTGCTACCAACTCGACTCTCATCCTCGAACCTCCCAATCACAAAGTCGAGGTCAAGTGACCGAGCCTTTTCACTCCGAGAAGACGGGCACAGATCCTCTACCAGCTGCTGTAACATCAATACTATGGCAGCGTTGAAAATGAAGTGAAGGCCGGCTTGGAGCAGCTTTCGAGGATGGTTGACAAGTAGGATCTGTCGAGCGAGCTGAATATTGTGTTCTGCTGATGCTATGCATCGCTTCAGTAGAGGGAGTTGTGGATGTGAACTCAAGGAACATTGCCGCGAGACCAGCTTTTCCGCGAATGATTTCTTGACCAAGGCGAAGAAAACGGGGCGGATAGTCAAGATTATTAACTAAAGGACATGTTAGCCCAACCCCAAAAGACATTGAGAAATGGAGAAATTACCTGGTTGTAGTGCATGTGCAGCAAGCAAGTGGCTGGGTCATCGCTCAACCCGTTGCTTGCGAGTTGCACCGTAGGTGGGAGTTTTAGACACCACTCGTCGAGCATACTGATCTCCCCTTCGAGGCTTCTCACAGGTCTTGCGGCGTCTTCTGAGGGGGAAATGCGATATGTATTACACACGATATGGCATGATATCCGCGAAAGCTGGACATGAGCTTTGAGACCATCTGCTGGAGGCATAGACCTATCGAATGAAGTTAGTCAGAGCGAAGGGGCATAGATGGGGGGATACCTACGGAGCATCGCAAGGAAGCGGTAACCGAATTGCATCGTCCATGATGGTCGGGGGTCTCCCCATGAGGCAGCTTAAATAGCGATCCAATACATAAAGTGTCCAGAATACGCGTTTGCCACTCTCGTCAAGCCAGCCCCTATGTGCGCCGTGCATGATGCTGATATGCATAGCGTTGCTCACGCAGATATATGCGGCATCACGGCGATTCATCTCTATCAGGTAAAACCCCATCAATGTCAACACCGATACTTCGTTGGGCGTAAAGCGTGTAATGTCAAGCGGGTTCCCTAGGAGCATACGGGCCCGGCTGAAGTAGTTCTCACTGAGATGAGGGTCTATAGAGATATCCTGAGGCGGCATAATCATAGCTTGAGATACCACAGCAAATGCTGTCTGATAGAAAGCCAAATGACGGCACTTGGCGAGACGCAAGTTTGCCGAGTCTCGTTCCATGGAGGGGATTGTCGGTGCTGAAGAGAGATCCCCCCACCAGTAGATTCCTCCACTTGGCCAATGGCAGTTACCGTCTTGGATGAAATAACGAAGCTCGGATAGCATTGAGTCCATCTCTGGGGGTGTAGGAAACCATGTCGGGTCAACATCTCGATCATGCAAAGGTCGCGAGTCGTAGGTCTGGTAACGACCAAGACTTGACAAGAATGCACTTCCATCCGAGCCTGGGCGCAGACTTTGATATGCAAGAGGCAGAACTGTAGTCATGAATTCCTTCAAGTAGTCGAGGAAAGTTGCGCCACTCGTCTCACCCAGGAAACGAGCATAGCCGTCAGGGTCATGTAACAGACGACCTTCGGTTGAGACCAagttctcttcatcatcctgcCGATTTTGAGGCGTCGCCCCAGGATGTGATAGCTGGATAGAATGTGTTCGTGATAGTCCATAACTGGGTTCCTGTATTCGAGTATCTGATagctgagcttgaagatggagatgaggcGGTTGTTGCTGGAATTGTCTATGTATACTGGGATattgaagctgaggaagCTCAGGCGGCACTCGCCCGATATGCGCTGCCGCATCTATCGTTGGCGTTGTCTGTGCCGCTAGACTAACGGCCGATGATCCAATGTCATGGTTAGAAGCGGTCCAACCAAGCAAATCTGAAAGTTCTTGGCGGCTTGCGGAATCCGGGACGGCGTTTGATACAGCTGCTGGGACAGTGTCTCGAAGAACGCGTTCATAGAGATCGACCTTGTGTTTCAAATCCTCGAGCTCTGAGCGCGTGATGCTCACCTTCTCAACAGGCAGAGGATATATGCAGTCGCGTGAAGAGGATTGGCATTGGCGACACGGGTGCTCGCCAGAGCATCTGACTCTTCTCACATTGCAAGCATTGCACCTTTTCAGCGAGACGTGTGTTAGATAAAGACGCGAGCTTTTATGATGATATGATTGATAAGTCAGTGACTTGAGGGGGGAACCTCAGTCAAGCTTGACGTCTGCCGAAACGCAGGAATAATTGAGTATAATTGAAGTGGAATTGATACATCGATAGATGGTACATAAAAGATCAATATAAACAAACCCATTGCAGGATATATCGATTGAATAGCTACAGTAGTGTGGTACTGTAGACGGGTAGACACATGGAAACTAATCAACTTACGCTGTAGCGACACGCTTGCGATGCTCGGGAGCAACCTTGTGCCGGCGGGGATTGACAGGAAGCCGTCGAGGAGTATGggaggcagaggcagaaacagagacagaagccCGAGGTCGAGCCGATTGTGGTCCAGTTGCATTCGTATTCGCAGTTGGGCCAGAGTCGTCGGGCTGCTTCATGGCTTAGTCGTTCGTGAGTTTCCGTTTCCAAGAGGAGAACACTCGTCGTTTACTCTCAGAGACTGAGAACCAGTCAGCCCCTGCCTGCTAAGAACCTACCAAGAGTGCTGTTACCAGTGCTAGGTTAGTACCACTCTAGGGGCCGCCGCTCAGAAAAGATTGCATTGGATGTCCCCCACCCGAAAGGATTCTCATAATACTGTCCAAGCAAAGATGTTCAACCGTTGGTGCGGAAATCTGGGAGGGAAGCCGGAATCAGTCAATCAATTATGGAGATTTCATATCGCCAAAAATATCACCTCGACCTGGACCGCCCTCGCTTGCGGCACGGTTCGTTGAACCCTGTAGACTATTTCGACTGCTGCGCTCCGCTCTGCTCTGCCTACGGCAATGGCCCAAGCAACAAGGCCTGCACAGACTTTACTCTGATTTTTAAGTTCTGTTCACGGCTTTTCCCTCCAAAGAAAGACACTCTCAGACTTCTCGGTTGGTATGCCCGCTGTGTGTATGTATTATCAATGTGCATGCTGACACATGGTTGATCTCTGTTTGATAACTCCAACGCTAAGCCGAGGTAGTACTCTTTAACCTGCATGGAATAAGACGGAACAACGTCGCTTGACAAGGGCTTGCAACCTTGTCAGCTTCATCTCAAGACTTGACCGTTGATTGCTTACACAAGCAAAACTCTTTACCTCCTGCATAAAACTCAATAGGGGAACTCGTTGAGTGTCAATAGCAGTGATGTTGTTGGGCTATGCTTTTGATGCATACCTACCATGCTTAGACCTTTTTATTCGTGCCAAAAACGACGACCCTTGTTGTAAAAGATCTTGGCATACTCTTTGCAGTTTCTTTACATTGCTAGTCTGTCCTGCATCAGTGGGCAACTATAGACCACAAGGGAAGAGAATCCGTTTCTCAGCAGGTGGATGTGTAGCCAAATGCTGGGATGACCGGCCCGCCTTTGCATGGCATCTCGACAGCGTGAAACTCTTACAGCGGTCTTTCCGAGATATGAAATAATGACTCAACATCAGCGAGTCAATTTCAAGTGAAAGCATGGGGGGCCTCGCTGTTGGCTGGGGCAAATTGTAAGAGGCCCGTTCAAGCACAAGCATGTCATGCGCTTCCATACAGTCCTCATAGCTCTGCCTAAAAGATGACATTGCCGGCCGGGCGATTCCCATCGTTATTGCCAATTCCAGAGGCTCACTCCGTTTGGTGTAACGGAGATACTACGTTAAACGGTCAACAATAACACTTGGTGCAGAGTTGGCCAAGACGATGAAGTCATCCCGAGTACTGAATCTTACGGCAACTATCCCACGAGGGAGTATCACTGGAAATCAAAAACACAAAACGGGCAGTCGATGGACTGGAGTTCGTGAAATGGGCGACATGCAGCGTGATGCCGACTTATATCGGGCGGTGTTAAGCCCTTGGTATTAGGCGCAGTACCCGAGAAGCGGCCCGTAACAGTGTGTTGGAAATGTGGCAACTTGAATAAGCTTAAGGAGATATACCAAAATGAGGAGTTGCGACCTGTCAAGAATAGCCGCGATACTGAGATGTGACAATGGATGCATGGCACACAGAGAATGGAAATTGGAGATTGTAAATATTTTTTCAATGCCGTGGTGGGGCTCTAACAAAATCTACAGAACACCAAAAGAGATAACTGAAATCCAACTTTTGTCTGCTAATTCGCAGTATGTACTGCAaacgatgatgacgataaTAAATAACAGAGGATATAGTAAATAAAAAATGACTTAAGCGGCAAGACTGCTCATTTCAGTCCAGTCAGCTATTTTCGCTGCCCTTGCAAACCCATTACAAACGTAGGTATCCATTCATTCGTGCTGTCATAACATTTATTGCTTGAAAATAGATTGAACAATCTCGCCTGAACGAGTGCCCAGGACGGAGAGGAGGGTATCGCTCAGCTAGAGACAATGTTAGTATCTATTGAATGAACAGTTCGCGGTGGATCACTTACCCCGTGAGTACCCTCGCAGCAGCCCTGCAGCCAGACGCCAGAGTCGTCGGCAACAGTGCCAGGGGAGAACTTGACTCGGTAGTCCCTTCCAACTGCCAGCTTACGCTCGCCATCTTGTGTCTCGACGTTCCAGCCGTTGACACCCTTGGGGGACTCGTTGCGTCCCGATACGGTCTTGGGGAGCATTGTCCAGGCGTCCTTGAGCATGTCGACGTGAGCGCTTCGCTTGTAACCGGTAGCAGCAACGATcagatcaacatcaaaagTCTCCTGgtcgacgaagccatcgagaGGACCATCGTTCACGCGTTGGACCTTGATCTCGAGAGCGTCACCCTTGGTGTCGACGCTGGCAATCTCACGGCCAGCGAGAATTCTGTGGGGCCACTGTGTCTCATCGTCGCTGATCTCACGCTTCTGGTCATACATCTTCTCGAAGAGGTGCTCAATGAGCTCCAGGCGAACAACACCGTAGTTGGTGGCGCGAGCCTCAGTCAAAAGAGTCTCACGAGCCCTGACAGATCGTGGCCACAGGTTGTCAATGTACTCGGggttgaagatggagttgacgCTGTACGTCATCGTCAGCAGAGGTTCCTATAATGAGCAACTGTGCACAACTTACAATGGAGAGTCATCACTGGGGCGCAGGAACTCCTGGCGCATGATAAGGTAGGTCTTGGAGTTGGGGTACAGGTTCTGGACGTTATTGAAGATCTCAGCGGCACTCTGGCCAGCACCGATAACAGCAACGCGGTAAGGAGCGTTCTGCTTGGCTAGGATCTGAGGGGCGTAGTTGGCGAATTGAGAAGAGTGCAGGACACGAGGGTGCTTAGCAGGGAGGCTCTTGGGGAGCGAAGGCTggccaccagcagcaacaaggaCGTGACGGCTGCGGAAAGATTGGACCTGGCCAGTCTTGCCATTGCGAGCCTGAACGGTAAAAGTCTTGACGGCACCGGCCTCCTTGCTCTCGGGGGAGATAGAGAGAACCTCGTTGTTGTAGCTCACAACATGGTCAAACCAAGAAGAGCACCAGCGAAGGTAGTCCTCGTATTCAGTACGGGCAGGGAGGAAAGTGCTCAAGTTGGTAAAGTCAACGAGGCGACCCTGACGGTGGAGGTAGTTAAGGAAAGTAAACTCAGATCGGGGGTTGCGAAGAGTGGCCAGATCCTTGATGAAGGAGATTTGCATCTTGGCTCCAGGGAGCAGCATACCGGCATGCCAAGCGAACTTGGTCTGCTTCTCCAGGAAAAGGACCTTGGGAGCTGCGCCATCAGGGCGAAGCTTCTTGCCCTCGGCGATGGCATCGTGAATAGCGACGGCTACAGCCAAAGATGCGGGGCCGAAGCCAGCACAGATGAGGTCAAACTCAGAATCCGCAGGAGCGGACTCGAGATAAGGAGATCTCTCCTTGTGAACTCGGGGTCCATGGCGGGCAGCAGGAGCAGCTCCGTTTccgttgctgttgctgttgccgTTGACATGGCCGTTGTGGCCGTTAGTAATACCGTTGGTGCCATTTGTACCGTTGTGACCGTTGGTGGTACCGTTGGAGACCGGGGCCTCGGAGCCGTTGAATGAAACCTCGCTGTGGGGTGACATGATGACTGATTGCTGTTGAAGAGGGGAATATGTCTAAAATTGCAGTAGAATCCTTAAATGCAGGCCAAATTTTATAGCACAAACTTTGTGTCTATGAAACTTGGCGTATTGAAAGTCGTGACGTGTGAGAAACCGGGAAGAGGTCCACCAAGTGAATGGGAGGCTGTGAGGAATAAAACCGGTTTGCAGAATCTCTTATTCCTTCTCTCGAATCAGGTATTACTCAATCTGGTCAGTATGGTGCACAGATTGGAAAATTGATGCAGATGAGCTTCATATAATGGATGAAAGGTCGAATGAAGCTTCCAATGTCCGGATTGTGGTAGAGACAAAAGTGACACTATCAGGGTCTAACTCTGAAGAGATATGTTAAAGAGCTTTAGGTAGTACCACCGAGGCTTGGGAGAAGCTTCGTCAATGAAGATAGAAAGAACAGAAGAACGGAGTAGTTCCGAAAGACGGGGGAGATATGGCATTTTGTAGTTCAGACGGGGATGGGATCTACAAGCTATTTCGTCGGTCCTATATTGCGTGCCAAACTCTTATTCGGAGTCAAACTAAGCTACAGACCCTCAAAAGAAGCAAGCAAGAAAGTACAGTACATACAAGCTCACGGCGAAGCTGTAGTCGAGCGAGGTACACTGCATTACATGACGAAACGCCTGCTGGCGCTGGACACGCCTCATTAGGTACATGGAGGAGGCGGATACGAGTACATGGAGGTTCTCCATGGCTAATACAACCTCGTCAAGCTTGTACGTACATACTTGGGGAGGTACATTTGCGATGGAGCCATGATACATAAAAACCCTCCATGATGGAGACACTACTATGCTGAGCTGGGAAGAACACAACTAGCTAGCCCACTGGAGACTGGGCTTTTGCTCTCAGTGATGGTCATcctgggctgggctgggccGAGCACGGCGGCCAAGCCAAGACGTGGAGCCGCGGTTGCCAAGCAAGCAAAAAGCATAGCGAGCGGCAGAATGGAAGCCGGGTCAGGCCAGAAATACAACAGAACGTGAATTAGATTGGTGACGGAATCCATTGCTGTTAACGTCAGTCAACGTGACTCTGGTTAGTAGGTAGTGAATGGGGCCAGGACTAAGCCCAAGCCTAGGCCCTGTAGAGGGTGGGATCGGGAAATGGTGGGGGGTGGGCTAAATGCCCTGCTGCAGAGAAAACACCAACCTTTTCGAGCTTTAGCTCGGAGGGGTCTTGTAAGCCATTTTGGGCTtctattttttttttttttttttttttttcggTTTTCGTGACTGTTTCAGTTTCTCTGTTGAAGCTTTGCCTGTGTTGGACCTCGTGAAGTGGGAGAACGAGCATAGCACTCATATACCAAACCTGCGATATTCTCATCGTAATTCTCAGGACTCATGTTGACCCTCGATCAACTGAAGCAGCGATCATCATAAGAGTGTTCCAAAGACATAGACACAACATGGTTAAAGGATTGCCTCATGCAGGCCCCGTCTGGGCTGGGTTCTGATGGTTGTGTCAAAACTTCAAAGGCTCTGTCAGCCGCTGCATGATGGGCGACACGATGCAATAAGACGACAGGCTAGGCCAGTCATCGGACTGCAAGGGATGAAAAATGGATGGAAAATGTCTCGCAGTCAATGGCTCTGCGGCCTAATCCTCCACGTCCATGGCCGCGGCGTGCCTCGTGGACCCTCCTCGTGGGACTTCATCAACGCCGTGAAGTTCCGTAGCGCATGAGTGAGCTTCGAGGCGCCACTGCCCACTCATCATCTCNNNNNNNNNNNNNNNNNNNNNNNNNNNNNNNNNN
This genomic stretch from Fusarium oxysporum f. sp. lycopersici 4287 chromosome 2, whole genome shotgun sequence harbors:
- a CDS encoding L-ornithine N5-oxygenase, whose amino-acid sequence is MSPHSEVSFNGSEAPVSNGTTNGHNGTNGTNGITNGHNGHVNGNSNSNGNGAAPAARHGPRVHKERSPYLESAPADSEFDLICAGFGPASLAVAVAIHDAIAEGKKLRPDGAAPKVLFLEKQTKFAWHAGMLLPGAKMQISFIKDLATLRNPRSEFTFLNYLHRQGRLVDFTNLSTFLPARTEYEDYLRWCSSWFDHVVSYNNEVLSISPESKEAGAVKTFTVQARNGKTGQVQSFRSRHVLVAAGGQPSLPKSLPAKHPRVLHSSQFANYAPQILAKQNAPYRVAVIGAGQSAAEIFNNVQNLYPNSKTYLIMRQEFLRPSDDSPFVNSIFNPEYIDNLWPRSVRARETLLTEARATNYGVVRLELIEHLFEKMYDQKREISDDETQWPHRILAGREIASVDTKGDALEIKVQRVNDGPLDGFVDQETFDVDLIVAATGYKRSAHVDMLKDAWTMLPKTVSGRNESPKGVNGWNVETQDGERKLAVGRDYRVKFSPGTVADDSGVWLQGCCEGTHGVSDPPRTVHSIDTNIVSS
- a CDS encoding hypothetical protein (At least one base has a quality score < 10) → MVVSKLQRLCQPLHDGRHDAIRRQARPVIGLQGMKNGWKMSRSQWLCGLILHVHGRGVPRGPSSWDFINAVKFRSA
- a CDS encoding L-ornithine N5-oxygenase translates to MSPHSEVSFNGSEAPVSNGTTNGHNGTNGTNGITNGHNGHVNGNSNSNGNGAAPAARHGPRVHKERSPYLESAPADSEFDLICAGFGPASLAVAVAIHDAIAEGKKLRPDGAAPKVLFLEKQTKFAWHAGMLLPGAKMQISFIKDLATLRNPRSEFTFLNYLHRQGRLVDFTNLSTFLPARTEYEDYLRWCSSWFDHVVSYNNEVLSISPESKEAGAVKTFTVQARNGKTGQVQSFRSRHVLVAAGGQPSLPKSLPAKHPRVLHSSQFANYAPQILAKQNAPYRVAVIGAGQSAAEIFNNVQNLYPNSKTYLIMRQEFLRPSDDSPFVNSIFNPEYIDNLWPRSVRARETLLTEARATNYGVVRLELIEHLFEKMYDQKREISDDETQWPHRILAGREIASVDTKGDALEIKVQRVNDGPLDGFVDQETFDVDLIVAATGYKRSAHVDMLKDAWTMLPKTVSGRNESPKGVNGWNVETQDGERKLAVGRDYRVKFSPGTVADDSGVWLQGCCEGTHGLSDTLLSVLGTRSGEIVQSIFKQ